Genomic window (Mycolicibacterium smegmatis):
GCACCTGTGATTTCTTGTACAGCACCGTTTCCGGGGTGTTGACGTACTTGGCCTGGTTCGGGTCGTCGTCGAACAACCGGCGTGCGCCGAACCCGATGGTCTCCCCCGACGACACCCGGATCGGCCACAGCAGGCGCCGGTGGAACCGGTCCATGGGTCCGCGCTTGCCCTCGCGGCTCAGGCCCGCGGCCTCGAGTTCCTTGAACTCGAACCCCTTGCGCAGCAGGTGCTTTGTGAGCTTGTCCCAGCCCGACGGGGCGTAGCCGCAACCGAACTTCGCCGCGGCGGCGGCGTCGAAGTTGCGCTCGGTCAGGTACTGGCGCGCGGGTGCGGCCTCCTCGGACTGCAGCGCCTCGGCGTAGAACTCGGCGGCCGCGGCGTTGGCCGCGAGCAGACGGCTGCGGCTGCCGCGGTCGCGTTGCACGTTGGTGGTGGACGAACCCGTGTAGGTGACGGTGTAGCCGACCTTGTCGGCCAGCAGTTCGACGGCTTCGACGAAACTGACGTGCTCGATCTTCTGGATGAACGCGTAGACGTCGCCGCCCTCACCGCACCCGAAGCAGTGGAAGTGCCCGTGGTTGGGCCGCACGTGGAACGACGGCGTCTTCTCGTCGTGGAACGGGCACAACCCTTTGAGGGAATCGGCCCCGGCCCGGCGCAACTGCACGTAGTCGCCGACGACGTCCTCGATGCGAACCTTCTCACGGATGGCCGCGATGTCGCGATCAGGGATTCTGCCTCCGGCCACCGGCATAGTGTATGCCCGCCTCCGAAGCGCTCAGCGCGGCACAGGCAAGCTTGCCTGCGTCACTCCAGCGGCCGCGGCGAACGGGCCTCGTGCACGCGCTCCAACCGGGTCTCGGTGTAGGACGCGATCTGGTCGATGACCACGCGCAACCGGGCACCGTCGTCGCCCGCCGCGGCGAACTCGGGCGCGAACTGCGGGTCCAGACTGCCAGGCGCCTGCGCCCACAGCGCCAACGCGACCTCGTGGATACGCGTGCGCTGATCGGCCTGCACCTGCAGGTGTTGATGGTCGGACATGATGAACTGCAGCGCGAGCATCTTGAGCACCGCGACCTCGGCGCGCACCAGATCGGGGACCACCAGATCGGAGTCGAACCGCTTGAGCGGCCGGTCCCCTGCCACGGCCCTGGTCTCGGTGATCGCGGCGTTGGCGAACCGGCCGACGAGCTCACTGGTCAGCCGTTTGAGCGCGACCGACGCGGCCAGCGTGCCGTCGTACTTGCCGACGGCGGCCACCACGGGCATCTCCGAGAGGCGCTGCGCGGCCGCCAGGAGATCGTCGTGTGCGAGCGACGGGAACGCGGCGGCGCCCAGCTGGGCCAGTGACTCGGCGGCGTCGGCGTCGGCGAGCACCCGCAGGTCGATGCGCCCCGAGATCACACCGTCCTCGACGTCGTGCACCGAATAGGCGACGTCGTCGGCCCAGTCCATCACCTGGGCCTCCAGGCACGGCCTGTCCACGGGCGCGCCGTCACGCACCCAGTCGGCCGCGGGGCCGTCGTCGTCCGGGAAGCCCACGTAGAAGCCGAATTTGCGGCGCTCCTCGGTGCGTCGCCACGGATACTTGGTCACCGCGTCCAGCGACGCCCTGGTGAGATTCAGGCCCGCCGACCGTCCGTCGGCGTCGAGCACCTTGGGTTCGAGTCGCGTGAGGATGCGGAAGTTCTGCGCGTTGCCCTCGAAACCCCCGAAGGCCTTGGCGATCTCGTTGAGCGCGCGTTCACCGTTGTGGCCGTACGGCGGATGCCCGATGTCGTGCGCGAGCCCGGCGAGGTCGACGAGGTCCGGATCGCAGCCCAGCCCGATCGCCATACCGCGGCCGATCTGCGCGACCTCCAGGGAATGCGTGAGCCGCGTGCGCGGGTTGTCGCCGTGACGCGGCCCCACCACCTGGGTCTTGTCGGCCAGGCGCCGCAGCGCGGCGCAGTGCAGCACCCTGGCGCGGTCACGCGCGAAGTCGGTGCGGTGCTCGGTGTCGGTGCCGGGCAGCGCAGCGCTCTTCGCCGGTTCGGGCACCAGCCGCTCCCGGTCGAAGTCGTCGTAGTGGTCGTACTGCGTCGCATTCACCGAGGCACAGTCTGCCAGGACATGCCGCCCATACCGCGCAGCACATTAGATTGGCCGTCATGCGCATCGGCCGACTGTTCAGCTTGCTGCTCGCGATCCTGACGACCGGGCTACTCGTGGCCCCTGGCGCGGCGGCCGAACCGCCGCTGCGGCTGGCGACGCAGCTCACCGACCAGGCCGGCGTGCTGTCGGCGTCGCAGCAAGCCGACGTGCAGCGCGCCCTCGACCGGCTCTACGACGACCGGCGCATCAAGCTGTGGGTGGTGTTCGTCGAGGACTTCTCGCGGCAGAACTACGTGGGCTGGGCACAGAACACGATGCGGCTGAGCGACTTCGGCGACGACGACGCGCTGCTGGCCGTCGCGACCGTGGACCGGGCGTTCGCGTTCCAGGTGCCCGACACCATCATGGACACCGCACGTGCCGACGACATCCGCCGCAACAGCATCGGCCCGTCGCTGCGCCGCGAGGACTGGGCCGGTGCGGCCATCGCGGCCGCCGATCAGCTCAACACCGAGCCCGCGTCGGCCACGGGGGGCGGGGTGTCGTGGCCCGCGCTGCTCATCGTGCTCGGCATCATCGCGGTGCTCATCGGGATCCTGTGGATCTGGTCGCGGCGACGACGCGCCAAGCGGCGCAAGGCCGAGTTCGAGGCGGCCAAACGCGTGGACCCCACCGATCCGGACGCTTTGGCGAGCGTGCCGCTCGAGGCGCTCGACGCGTTGTCGCGTGAGATCGTCGTCGACGTCGACAACGCGGTCCGCACCAGCCAGGCCGAACTGGACCTGGCTGTCGAGGAATTCGGCGCCAAACGCACCGAGCCGTTCACCACCGCGGTGGCCAACGCGAGAAAAGCCCTCGCGCAGGCGTTCAACGTACGCCAGATCCTCGACGACGACGTGCCCGAGACCCCGCTGCAGCAGCGTGATCTGCTGACCCGCGTGATCGTGTCGGCCGCGCGTGCCGACCGTGAACTGGAAGCCCAGAGCGCCGCGTTCGAGCAGTTGCGTGATCTGGTGATCAACGCCCCGGCGCGACTCGACCTCATGACCCAGCAGATGGTCGACCTCAGCGCACGCATCGAAACGTCGCAGCAGACCCTCGCGGCGCTGCACACCCAGTTCGACGCGCGGGCGCTCGAGTCCGTCGCGGGCAACGTCGACACCGCGCGCGAACGGCTCGCGTTCGCCGACCGCAACATCACCACGGCACGCGGACTGGTGTCCCGACCCGCCGCCGACCAGACCGGACTGGTGGACGCGGTGCGCGCCGCCGAGTCCGCGCTGTCACAGGCACGCACGCTGCTTGACGCGGTCGACAGCGCATCGACCGACATCAACCGGGCACTGGCCGGGCTGCCCGCCGCCGTCGCGGACATCGAGGCGGGCATCGAACAGGCGAACGACCTTCTGGCACAACCCGATACCCCGCAGGCCGACAAGCTCGCCACCGCGCGCGACGCCGCCGTGCAGGCTGCCGGCGAGGCCAAGTCCAACGGAACCGCCGATCCGCTCGGCACGTTCACGCGGCTGACGCAGGCCGACGCCGACCTGGACCAACTGTTGGCCACCGTGCACGAACAGCGCGAGGCCGCCGAACGCCTGGCCCGCACCCTGGAGCAGGCGATCTTCACCGCCCAGTCCCGCATCACCGCGGTATCCGACTACATCGGGACGCGCCGCGGCAGCATCGGCCCGGAGGCACGCACCCGGCTCGCCGAGGCCACCCGGCAACTGGAGGCCGCCCAGGCCAAACGGACCACCAACCCCAATGAGGCTGTGGCACATGCCAATGGCGCTTCGACGCTCGCCGCGCAGGCGCAGAGCCTGGCCAACGACGACGTCCGCGCCGCCCAGCGCACCTACACCTCACACCATGGCGGCGGCGGAGCCGACATCGGTGCCGTGCTCGGCGGCATCATCATCGGCAACGTGCTGCGCGGCGGCTTCGGCGGCGGAGGTGGCTATGGCGGCTACGGCGGCGGCTTCGGTGGTTTCGGCGGCGGCTTCGGCGGCGGACGCAGCTCGGGCCGGCCCACGTCCTATGGCGGGTCGTCACATTCGTCGGGCCGCAACTACGGCGGTGGCGGCGGCCGGTTCTGAAGTCGCCCCCGGCTGCGCGAGCGTGCGTGTTTGCATCACAACACACCGTTGCCAGGCAGCAGCCTGCGCACGCTCACAGTTCGTGAGCGTGCGCAGAGTGCTGAAATTCCGCGACGTGTTGTAAGGCAGACACGCACGCTCGCGGTGCTACCTCGCGGTGCTACTAGTGTCGCGCGTCATTAATTAGTTTACAGTGTGGGATGATGGTGTATGCCGTCATCCACATTGGTGATCAGTTCTGAAGATCGTGTGACGTTGGAGTCGTGGACGCGGTCCTCGACGGTGCCTGCCGGCCGTGTTGAGCGGGCGCGGATCGTGCTGGCGGTGGCCGACGGTGCGGGGACCTCGGGTGCGGCGCGGCAGGTGGGGGTGTCGCGGCCGACGGTGATCAAGTGGCGGGATCGGTTCGCCGCGTTCGGCATTGAGGGGCTTGATGACGAACCACGCAGCGGCCGACCCAAGACGGTCGATGACGCCGAGATCCTGGCGACCACGCTCGAGCCGCCACCGGAATCGTTGGCCGTGACCCACTGGTCGAGTCGACTGCTCGGAAAGCACCTCGGGATCGGGGATGCCACGGTGGCCCGGGCGTGGCGACGCTACGGGGTCAAACCGTGGCGGCGCGAGACGTTCAAGTTCTCCACCGACCCTGAACTGGAGGCCAAGGTCCGTGACGTGATCGGCCTGTATCTGAACCCACCAGAAAAGGCGGTCGTGTTGTGCGTGGACGAAAAGAGCCAGATTCAGGCACTCAACCGCACCCAGCCGATTTTGCCGTTGCGTCCGGGACTGCCGGAGAAGGCGACCCACGACTATCAGCGCAACGGCACCGCCACGTTGTTCGCCGCCTTGGAAATCGCAACCGGCAAAGTGACCGACCGCTGCTACGAGCGGCACGGCAAAGCCGAGTTCCTCGATTTCCTCAAGACGGTCGCCCGGGCCTACCCGCGCCGCAAACTGCATGTGGTGTGCGACAACTACCACACCCACAAACACGCTGACATCAATGCGTGGTTGGTCAAGAATCCCCGCGTGACACTGCATTTCACCCCGACCTCAGGCTCCTGGTTGAACCTGGTCGAGGTGTTCTTCTCGATCATCACCCGCCAAGCAATCCGCCGGGGCTCGTTCAACAGCGTTAAAGAACTCATCGCTGCCATCAGCGCCTTCATCGAGGGCTGGAACCAACGCGCCCACCCATTCGTGTGGACCAAGACCGCCGACGAAATCCTGCCCCACACTCGTAAACAAACTTCAGACGCGCGACACTAGGCGCGGTGCCACGGTGCCAGGTGCCGGGTGCCGGGTGGTTAGGCGCCCTTGAGACGCACGGCGAGGTAGTCGGAGACCTTGTCGATCGCGATGCGTTCCTGGGTCATGGCGTCGCGCTCGCGGATGGTCACGGCGTTGTCCTCGAGTGAGTCGAAGTCGACGGTGACGCAGTACGGCGTGCCGATCTCGTCCTGGCGGCGGTAGCGACGGCCGATCGCGCCTGCGTCGTCGAACTCGACGTTCCAGTTCCTGCGCAGTTCGGCCGCGAGGTCGCGGGCCTTGGGCGACAGGTCGGCGTGGCGCGACAGCGGCAGCACCGCGGCCTTGACCGGCGCCAGACGCGGATCGAGCTTGAGCACCGTGCGCTTGTCGACGCCGCCCTTGGCATTGGGGGCCTCGTCCTCGGTGTAGGCGTCGACCAGGAACGCCATGAGCGAGCGGGTCAGGCCGGCTGCGGGCTCGATGACGTACGGCACGTAACGGGTGTCGGCGGCCTGATCGTAGAACGACAGATCGACGCCGGAATGCTTTGCGTGCGTGGACAGGTCGAAATTCGTGCGGTTGGCGACGCCTTCGAGCTCACCCCACGGGTTGCCCTGGAAGCCGAACTTGTACTCGATGTCGACGGTGCGGTCGCTGTAGTGCGACAGCTTCTCCTTGGGGTGCTCGTACAGGCGCAGGTTGTCGCGGTCGATGCCCAGGTCGACGTACCACTGCAGGCGCGTGTCGATCCAGTACTGGTGCCATTCGGCCGCGGTCGACGGCTCGACGAAGAACTCCATCTCCATCTGCTCGAACTCACGCGTGCGGAAGATGAAGTTGCCCGGGGTGATCTCGTTGCGGAAGCTCTTGCCGATCTGGCCGATGCCGAACGGCGGCTTCTTGCGCGCGGTGGTCACCACGTTGGCGAAGTTGACGAAGATGCCCTGCGCGGTCTCGGGCCGCAGGTAGTGCAGGCCGTCCTCGGACTCGATGGGCCCGAGGTAGGTCTTGAGCATCATGTTGAAGTCACGCGGCTCGGTCCACTGCCCCTTGGTGCCGCAGTCGGGGCAGGAGATCTCGCTCATGGGCACCGAGTCGGGATCGTCGATCCCTTTCTTCTCGGCGTACGCCTCCTGCATGTGGTCCTGACGGTGCCGCTTGTGGCAGCTCAGGCACTCCACCAGCGGGTCGTTGAACACCTCGACGTGGCCCGAGGCCACCCACACCTGACGCGGCAGGATGATCGCGGAGTCCAGGCCCACGACGTCGTCGCGGCCCGTGACCACCGACTTCCACCACTGGCGCTTGATGTTCTCCTTGAGTTCGACACCGAGTGGGCCGTAGTCCCACGCGGACTTGGTGCCGCCGTAGATCTCGCCGGATTGGTAGACCAGGCCGCGGCGTTTCGCCAGGTTCGCAACGGTGTCGATGATGGAAGCCACGGTGCAACAGAGTAGCGAGTTACCGGGGTGAAACCCGAACCGCGTGATCGACCGCTCGTCGGACGCGGTTGCGCGGACCCGTTGACATGCGAATCAGCGCATGTATTCTGATCGGTAATGAAAACGATTTCCAATTTGACCGAACACGGCGAGGCCCACGACCACGCCGGTACCCCGGCACCCGCACTGCCGTCGCGCGACGTGCTGGAGACCGCGGGCGAACTGTTGCGGGCGCTCGCCGCGCCGCTGCGGATCGCGATCGTTTTGCAGCTGAAGCAGTCACAGCGGTGTGTGCACGAGTTGGTCGACGCGCTCGACGTCCCGCAACCCCTGGTCAGCCAGCACCTGCGCATCCTCAAGCAGGCTGGCGTGGTGTCGAGTGAGCGGGCAGGCCGCGAGGTGCTCTACCGCCTCGTCGACCATCACCTCGCACACATCGTGGTCGACGCGATCGCACACGCCAGCGAGGACCGCAGGTGACCGGCGCGGTCCGCTCGACGCGGCAGCGGGCGGCCATCGCGGACCTGCTCAACGAGACCGAGGGCTTCCGCTCGGCACAGGAACTGCACGACGAGCTGCGCCGGCGCGGCGAGGGCATCGGGCTGACGACGGTGTACCGCACACTGCAGGCCATGGCCACCGCGGGCGTCGTCGACACGTTGCGCACCGACACCGGTGAGTCGGTGTACCGCCGCTGCTCCGAGCACCATCACCACCACCTGGTGTGCCGGTCATGCGGATCGACGGTCGAGGTGTCCGGCGGCGACGTCGAGACCTGGGCCGCGCAGGTCGCGCGCGATCACGGGTTCTCCGACGTCAGCCACACGATCGAGATCTTCGGGGTGTGCGGCGACTGCGTCGATCGGCCCGCCGGGAACCAGCCTCAAACCAGTTGAGGAACTAGACGAGCTCGCGCGCGAGCGCCAGCACTGTGTCGCGCGTCAGCGGCGCCAGTTCCACATCACCGGGCGAAGCCGGATCGACCCACGCCATCTCCTCGATCTCGGCCGCAGCGGCCGGCGTGCCGTGCAACCGCACGAGGTACAGGTACGCGTCGACGGTGTGGCCGGGTTCGTTGGCGGCGACCGCGTGATGACGTCCCAGGGAGCGCACCGACATCGGGTCCACCGCGGTGCCCAACTCCTCGACAACCTCGCGTTGCAGTGCGGCCAGCGGCTGCTCCCCCGGTTCGATCTTGCCGCCCGGCTGCATGAACGCCGTCGTCCCGCGCTTGCGGACGACGAGCACGTGGCCGTCGTCGTCGAGCACCACGGCCGCCACGATCCGCAGGACCGGATCGGTCACGACGTGAGGTCCCGGCGCACGTCGGCACCGGTTTCCAGCACCATGAGGATCAGCGTGCGCAGCGCGTCGTCGGTGAGCCCGGCGGCCGGGAAGTTGTACCGCAGCATGACGTCCGCGACCTTCTTGGTGGAGCCCTTGCGCGTCGTGGTCTTGGGTCCCGTGCCGTTGACCGGCGTCGCGGGCCCGTCGGCCGCCTTCTCCACCAACACCACCGACCCGAGCATCGTGCGGTTCGCGTGACCGGCCACGCGTTCGCGAATCTTGTTGTTCAGCGGCAGATCCCACGCGAGCGGCTGCGTCAGCGACACCATCTCCAGGTCCTCGGCGATCGCGACGACACGCACCAGGGCGACCGAACCCTCGGACGTGATGGTCAGCGCGCCGTCGGCCTCTTCGGCGACCGACATCACCTCGGCCAGCACCGTGGACAACCGTTGCAGCAGACCTGGCATCGCGTTCACCCCCTCACGCCCGGCCGAAGCGCCGGTTGCGATTGACGTACTCCTCGCATGCCGCCCACAGATCGCGCCGGTCGTAGTCCGGCCACAGCTTGTCCTGGAACACGTACTCGGCGTAGGCCGCCTGCCACAGCAGAAAGTTACTGGCCCGCTGTTCGCCCGACGTGCGGATGAACAGGTCGACGTCGGGGATGTCGGCGCGGTGCAGGTGCTTGGCGAACATGGCCTCGCTGATGCGGGCCGGGTTGATCTTTCCGTCCACGGCCTCCTGCGCCAACGCGCGTGCGGCCTCGACGATCTCGGTGCGGCCGCCGTAGTTGACGCAGTAGTTGATCGTGATGACGTCGTTGTCCACGGTCATCTGCTCGGCGATGTCGAACTCTTTGATGACACTGCGCCACATACGCGGCCGCGAGCCGACCCAGCGCATCCGCACGCCCATGTCGTTGAGGTTCTCGCGGCGGCGGCGCACCACCTCACGGTTGAACCCCATGAGGAACCGGACCTCCTCGGTGCTGCGCTTCCAGTTCTCGGTGGAGAACGCGTAGACCGTCAGGTGCTTGATGCCGATCTCGATGGCGCCGCACGTGATGTCGATGAGCACCGCCTCACCCATCTTGTGCCCCTCGGTGCGGCCCAGGCCGCGCTGCGTGGCCCAGCGGCCGTTGCCGTCCATCACCACCGCGACGTGGTTGGGCACCTGGTCCGCCGGGATTTTCGGCGCGGCGGCCTTGGAGGTGTGTTGCGGCGGACGCGCGAAGCGACCGTTGGTGCCCGCCGGGATCTCGGGGAAGACGACGGGCCAGGTCGACTTGTCCGGGAAGGTCGGATAGTCGTCAGGCGCCGGAGGCAGTTGCGGGTAGGTCTTCTTGCCCCGTGTGGTTGCCATGCGCCATATCCTGCCTGACCAGCGCTGCGCGTTGCTCGGCGACCGTCCTGTCGACGCGGTACCCGCGCTCGACCAGAGGCAATGTGCGCAGTTGACGCTCCAGATGCCATTGCAGGTGTGCGGCGATGAGCCCGCTGGCCTGGCTGCGGTGCGGCGGTGTCGAGGATTCGGCGTACTCCCAGTCACCGTCGTGCAGCGCCGACATCAACTCGAGGACCGCCTGCGGCGGGGTGCTCGACCCGCTGGGCCTGCAGTGCACGCACACGCTGCCGCCCGCGGCGACATGGAACGCCCGGTGCGGTCCTGGCGCGGCGCAGCGCGCGCACTCGGTCAGCGCGGGCGCCCAGCCTGCGATGGCCATCGCCCGCAGCAGATAGGAGTCGAGCACGAGTTCGCGAGCCCGTGCGCCGTCGGCGATCGCCCGCAGTGCCGCCACGGTCAGCCGGTGCAGTGCCGGCATCGGCGCACGCTCCTCGCCGGCCAGCCGCTCGGCGGTCTCCAGCATCGCGCAGGCGGTGGTGTACCGCCCGTAGTCACTGACGATGTCGGCGGCAAACGCGTCGATGGCCTGAACCTGGGTGACGATGTCGAGATTGCGGCCCGGATGCAATTGCACATCGATATGAGCAAACGGTTCGAGTCGAGCGCCGAACTTGCTGCGGGTACGGCGGACCCCCTTGGCCACCGCGCGGACCAACCCATGGTCGCGGGTGAGCAGGGTGACGATCCGGTCGGCCTCGCCAAGCTTGTGCTGACGCAGTACCACCGCCCGGTCACGGTACAGCCGCATGCGAACAGTCTTGCACCGTGGCCTGACAAGGCCCGACTCGCACCGCCGATATCCTCGAAAGTGATGGGAAAATCAACGGCTTGCGACTCGACGTTCCCGACGCTGACCAATCAGCTGTACCAACTCGCCAGCGGTGCCATCACTTCCGACGAGCTGGTACGGCGATCGCTGCATGCGATCAACGCGAGCCAGTCGACCCTCAACGCGTTCCGCGTGGTCCTCACCGAACAGGCGCTCGCCGACGCGGCCAAGGCCGACCGTGACCGTGCGGCCGGCAAACAGCTCCCGCTGCTGGGGGTGCCGATCGCGGTCAAGGACGACGTCGACATCGCCGGAGTGCCCACCCGGTTCGGCACGGAAGGCGACGGCCGGGTGGCCGAGGCCGACTCGGAGGTGGTGCGCAGGCTGCGCGCCGCGGGCGCGGTGATCGTCGGCAAGACCAACACGTGTGAGCTCGGGCAGTGGCATTTCACCAGCGGCCCAGGGTTCGGGCACACCCGCAACCCGTGGTCGCGCAAGCACACGCCGGGCGGCTCCTCGGGCGGCAGTGCGGCCGCGGTCGCCGCGGGCCTGGTGGCGGCGGCCATCGGTTCCGACGGTGCGGGCAGCGTCCGGATCCCGGCGGCGTGGACCCATCTGGTGGGCATCAAACCGCAGCGCGGACGCATCTCGACGTGGCCGCAGCCCGAGGCGTTCAACGGCGTCACCGTGCACGGTGTGCTGGCCCGCACCGTCGTCGACGCGGCGCTGGTGCTCGACGCGGCCTCGGGAAACGCCGACGGCGACCTGCACAAGCCGGCGCCGATCCAGGCGTCCGACTATGTCGGGGTCGCACCGGGCCCGCTGCGCATCGCGATGTCGACGAAGATCCCGTTCACGGGTGTCCACGCGAAGATCCACCCCGAGATCCTCGCGGCCCTGCAGACGATCGCCGACCACCTCGGCGAACTCGGCCACACCGTGAAGGCCAAGGACCCGAACTACAGCATGCGGATGTCGTGGGACTTCCTGTCGCGCTCGACCGCGGGCCTGCTCGACTGGGACGACCGGCTCGACACCGCCGGCCACGGCATCGTCTACGACCAACGCACCGTCGCCAACATGCGCATCGGTCGGCTGCTTTCGCAGAACGTGCTGCGCAAGGCGCGCGCCCACGAGGCCGCTGTGCAGCGGCGCATGTCGTGGATCTTCAACCTCGTCGACGTCATCATCGCGCCGACCACCGCCCAGCCGCCGCCACCGGTGCACGAATGCGACCGGCTCGGGTGGCTCGCGACCGAGCGCAAGGCGATTGCGGCGTGTCCGCTGACGTGGGCGTGGAACCTGCTGGGCTGGCCGTCGATCAACGTCCCGGCCGGCTTCACCTCCGACGGGTTGCCGATCGGCGTGCAGCTCATGGGCCCGGCCGAGAGTGAACCGCTGCTGATCTCGCTGGCCGCCGAACTCGAGGCCATCACCGGCTGGGCCGCCAAAGAGCCTGCGGTGTGGTGGAACACCCCCGAGGGGCGCGGCCTGCAGACCGTTGCCGAGGTCACCACGCAACGGGTCACCGAGCCCGAGGATGAGCAGGCGGCTGTCATGACCGCCGACGAGCGCCAGGAGCCCCGCGACGACGTGTCGCAGGCCGTCGCCGCGGTCAACGCGTTGCGCTGATCCACCTCACGCGGATCTGGCAAAGGTGAGGCTAGAAGCCCAGCTTGCCCAACTGTTTGGGATCGCGCTGCCAGTTCTTGGCGATCTTGACCCGAAGGTCGAGGTAAACCTTTGTGCCGAGCAGCTTTTCGATCTGCTTGCGGGCCGCGGTGCCGACCTCGCGCAGGCGGGCCCCGCCCTTGCCGATCACGATGCCCTTCTGGCTGTCGCGCTCGACGTAGAGAATCGCGTGCACGTCGATCAGGTCGTCGCGGTCCTCCCGTTGTGACACCTCGTCGATGACGACGGCCAGCGAGTGCGGCAGTTCGTCGCGCACGCCTTCGAGTGCGGCCTCGCGGATGAGCTCGGCCATGAGCACTTCCTCGGGCTCGTCGGTGAGCTCACCGTCGGGATAGTAGGCCGGCCCCGGGGGCAGCTGAGACACCAGGACATTCGTCAGGACGTCGAGTTGCTCCCCTGAGGTCGCCGACACCGGCACGATCTCGGCGTCGGGCCCCATGAGCTCGCTCACCGCGAGCAGTTGCGCGGCCACTCGGTCCTTGGGCACCTTGTCGATCTTGGTGACGATGCCGATCAACGTGGTCCTGGGCGCCACGGCGCGGATCTGCTGATAGATCCACCGGTCGCCGGGCCCGATGGCCTCGTCGGCGGGAATGCACATGCCGATGACGTCGACCTCGGAGTAGGTGTCCTTGACCAGATCGTTGAGCCGCTGACCCAGCAGCGTGCGCGGCCTGTGCAGGCCCGGGGTGTCGACGAGGATGATCTGGAAATCCTCGCGGTGCACGATGCCGCGGATGGTGTGCCGCGTGGTCTGCGGGCGGTTCGACGTGATCGCGACCTTCTGACCCACCAGGGCATTGGTCAGCGTCGACTTGCCGGTGTTCGGCCTGCCGACGAAACACACGAAGCCGGAACGGAATTCAGTCAACGCCAACCCCTGTCATACCGGCGCACCCGCCCGATCGGTGACGATCACCGTGGCGTCGGCCGAAAGTTCTTTCACCGCGGCGACTCCGGCGTCGTCGCCCGAACCGCCCACCAGGACCGCGGCCTCGATTCCCGTCGCACCGCTGGAGACCGCGGCGGCCACCGCGGACTGCAGCGCGGTGAGCTGCAGCGCGGCCAGTGTCACCGGCGCGCCGGCATACGTGCGGCCGTCCTGATCGCGCACCGCGGCGCCCGATCCGGCCTCGGCGCGCG
Coding sequences:
- a CDS encoding decaprenyl diphosphate synthase is translated as MATTRGKKTYPQLPPAPDDYPTFPDKSTWPVVFPEIPAGTNGRFARPPQHTSKAAAPKIPADQVPNHVAVVMDGNGRWATQRGLGRTEGHKMGEAVLIDITCGAIEIGIKHLTVYAFSTENWKRSTEEVRFLMGFNREVVRRRRENLNDMGVRMRWVGSRPRMWRSVIKEFDIAEQMTVDNDVITINYCVNYGGRTEIVEAARALAQEAVDGKINPARISEAMFAKHLHRADIPDVDLFIRTSGEQRASNFLLWQAAYAEYVFQDKLWPDYDRRDLWAACEEYVNRNRRFGRA
- the recO gene encoding DNA repair protein RecO, coding for MRLYRDRAVVLRQHKLGEADRIVTLLTRDHGLVRAVAKGVRRTRSKFGARLEPFAHIDVQLHPGRNLDIVTQVQAIDAFAADIVSDYGRYTTACAMLETAERLAGEERAPMPALHRLTVAALRAIADGARARELVLDSYLLRAMAIAGWAPALTECARCAAPGPHRAFHVAAGGSVCVHCRPSGSSTPPQAVLELMSALHDGDWEYAESSTPPHRSQASGLIAAHLQWHLERQLRTLPLVERGYRVDRTVAEQRAALVRQDMAHGNHTGQEDLPATASGA
- a CDS encoding amidase — its product is MGKSTACDSTFPTLTNQLYQLASGAITSDELVRRSLHAINASQSTLNAFRVVLTEQALADAAKADRDRAAGKQLPLLGVPIAVKDDVDIAGVPTRFGTEGDGRVAEADSEVVRRLRAAGAVIVGKTNTCELGQWHFTSGPGFGHTRNPWSRKHTPGGSSGGSAAAVAAGLVAAAIGSDGAGSVRIPAAWTHLVGIKPQRGRISTWPQPEAFNGVTVHGVLARTVVDAALVLDAASGNADGDLHKPAPIQASDYVGVAPGPLRIAMSTKIPFTGVHAKIHPEILAALQTIADHLGELGHTVKAKDPNYSMRMSWDFLSRSTAGLLDWDDRLDTAGHGIVYDQRTVANMRIGRLLSQNVLRKARAHEAAVQRRMSWIFNLVDVIIAPTTAQPPPPVHECDRLGWLATERKAIAACPLTWAWNLLGWPSINVPAGFTSDGLPIGVQLMGPAESEPLLISLAAELEAITGWAAKEPAVWWNTPEGRGLQTVAEVTTQRVTEPEDEQAAVMTADERQEPRDDVSQAVAAVNALR
- the era gene encoding GTPase Era, yielding MTEFRSGFVCFVGRPNTGKSTLTNALVGQKVAITSNRPQTTRHTIRGIVHREDFQIILVDTPGLHRPRTLLGQRLNDLVKDTYSEVDVIGMCIPADEAIGPGDRWIYQQIRAVAPRTTLIGIVTKIDKVPKDRVAAQLLAVSELMGPDAEIVPVSATSGEQLDVLTNVLVSQLPPGPAYYPDGELTDEPEEVLMAELIREAALEGVRDELPHSLAVVIDEVSQREDRDDLIDVHAILYVERDSQKGIVIGKGGARLREVGTAARKQIEKLLGTKVYLDLRVKIAKNWQRDPKQLGKLGF